In Bacteroidota bacterium, one DNA window encodes the following:
- a CDS encoding IS1595 family transposase, which yields LRGMHHHANHLQAYIDEYTYRFNRNNMKAGVFDNLMERMIASPPAPYKLIIC from the coding sequence GGCTCAGAGGAATGCATCATCATGCCAATCATTTACAAGCATATATCGATGAGTATACATACAGATTCAATAGGAATAATATGAAAGCAGGTGTTTTTGACAATTTAATGGAAAGGATGATTGCCAGCCCACCGGCTCCTTACAAATTAATTATTTGTTAA